The Candidatus Woesearchaeota archaeon DNA segment GCTTTCTTCTGATTCATGGCGGCCTTGGCCGCCTTTTTCATTTTTTTTGCCTTGCCCGGTTTTTTTGACATTTTTTGCCACCCACTTGCCTTTGCCGAATCTTGTGATATTTTACCTTTCGTTTGCCTATAGCTTAATACTCATAATCATCTATACTCTTAATCCAATGCCAGGGGAAGGCCTGATCTCCAGGCTGTGTCCATCTCTTCCAGCTTAACATCTATCAGCTTCATCTTTTTTCTCCTGACAGTTAACTTTGCTTCATTCTTGGTTGTGCCAATCCTCCAAAATGGGACGTCTTCGGATTCGAGCAATTTTTCAACAGCCCTTGCTTGGCCTTTGTCTATCTCAAGGACAAAGCCTGAATTTTCGCCAAACAAGACCTGCTCAATCCCCAGCTCGGAAAATGCCAGGTCAATTTCCATGCCCTTATTCCCAAGCATTGCCATCTCTGACAATGCCACGGCAAGACCGCCGTCGCTGATGTCATGGCAGGACAAGACCAGGCGCTTTCCTATCAGCGAAACAACTGAATGTATCATGTTTTTTTCCCTGCCAAAATCCAGCGTGGGCACATTTGTCCCCACTTCATTGAAAAGGCTGTAATAGACGCTTCCGCCCATCTGGTTTTTCCTTTCGCCAAGAAGATAAAGCATGGAGCCGGATTTCTTTGCGTCCATTGTTATTGCCTTGCTGTAATCATCAAGGATTCCAATGCACGAAATTATCGCAGAAGGGTCAACAGCCTTTCCTTTGGAGCTTTGGTTGTAGAAGCTGACGTTTCCAGAGATAACAGGAACAGGGTCATTTCCTGCATTATACCTTGAAATAAATCTCGCCGCGTCGGAGATACCCTTCACACCCTCTACAAATTGCCAGAATCCTTCGGGAACCTCAGGATTGCTGTAATTCAGGCAGTCTGTCAGGGCAGCAGGAACCGCGCCGACTGCGGCAACATTTCGCATGGCCTCGGCAACTGCATTGGCTGCGCCCCAATATGGGCTGATCCTTGAAATTGCAGGATTGCAGTCAGTTGAAAGGGCTATTCCATAAGGGGCAACTTCATCCGGAGCAATAACGCCGGCGTCTGCCCGGCCTGGTGCAATCACCGTATTGCCCTGCACGCTTGTGTCATAATGCTTGAAGATTTTTTCACGGCTGCAGACATTCGGGTGGCTCAATATTTTGAGAAGGACTTTTGTAAAGCTCTTTGGCTCCTTAATTGAAGGCTCCCTGAAACTTGTTTTTGGTTCCTTAAGGTCCCTGCTGTACTTAATGCCTGTTGTAACTTCCTTAATAGGGGCCCTGCATACGAGCTTGCCCCTGTGTTTCAGGATAAAATCCTGCTCCCTGATGATCTTGCCAATGACTGTTGCCTTTGCGCCCTCTGCAACATTGCCCAATTCAAAATCCTCATTGTAAATCTTGAGCAGGGTCGGTGTGAATTCCGGCGGCACAACCCATGTGAACCTTTCCTGGGTTTCACCGCATGCTATCACATAAGGCGGCATGTCAGAGATTGACACATGCACATTGTCAAGGTCAATCTCAACGCCGTAGCCGGCACTGGAGCCCAATTCTGATGTTGAGCACATTATGCCGCCCGCGCCCATATCCTTGAAGCCAACATCCAGCTTCTGCTTCCTGACTTCATCAAATACAGCGTATGTTGCGCGAATCAGGACATTTTTCAGGAATGGGTCCGGAACCTGGACCGCGCCCTTGTTGCTGTCCTCTTCTTTTTCGTCGAGCACAAGGCTGGCGAATGATGCGCCTCCAAAGCCTGAGAAGTCAGTGGCTTTTCCAACTATAACAATATCGTGCCCGGCTGAATTTTTTGGCGCATAGCTGTGCACAATCTCCTTTGCCTTGACAATCCCAAGGCATACGACATTGACAAGGCAGTTTTCGTCAAAAGAATCATTGAAGTACACATCGCCTCCAATATTCGGGATGCCAACGGCATTTCCATACTCTGCGATCCCGTCAATCACTGAATTTGCAATATACCTGACCTTGTTTTTATTGGGGCCGTGCGGATTTCCAAACCTCAATGGGTCAGACAATGCAACAACCTTTGCTCCCATGCACAAAACATCCCTTATGTCACCCCCGATTCCAGTCGCTGCGCCTTCATACGGCACGACCTGGCTTGGATGGTTATGGGATTCGTGCGATATGACAACCCCCCACTTTTCGCCATTGATATTGCCCAATTCCACAATTCCGGAATCCTCAGAAGGCCCAAGAATCACATTTTTTGCCTGTGTCGGGAGCATTTTGAGGGTGTCACGGCTGGATTTGTACGAAGTGTGCTCGCTCCATTCAATGTTGAATACCCAAAGCTCAGTTAAAGTCGGATCCCGGCCCAGCTTTTTAGCAACCAGTTTGGCTTCTTCCACAGTAAGAGCCAAACCCCTGGACTTTAGGAATTCCTTAAGCTCCTTGTCAGAATAAGCTTTTACTGGGATTGTTTCGAGCTGTTCTCCGTCGTCCACCAAAATGACCCCCGTTAAATTATACTTTTCCGCAGGGGTTAGGATATATAAGTTTTACTGTTCTTGGATTCTTCCTGGAAAATTTAAATGCCTCATCCCGTATGATGCAGGAAAATGCCCAGAATCAGCAGCGTTGCAGCAGCAAAATAGGCAAGATTGATGGCCAGCATCAAGCCGCTGCCAAGGGAAAATGCAATTATGCCGAACATGTGCAGGGCCAGGTAGAAATAATACAGGGTAAGGAAAATTGAAACTCCCAGGCTTAGCTTCTTGACAAGATGGGTTTCGCCAAAGCCGTCATAGGCCAGATAAAGTGTGCCAATCATCAGAATTACAAGGCTGGCTGTGGGGCTTACGCCTTCAA contains these protein-coding regions:
- the purL gene encoding phosphoribosylformylglycinamidine synthase subunit PurL, whose protein sequence is MVDDGEQLETIPVKAYSDKELKEFLKSRGLALTVEEAKLVAKKLGRDPTLTELWVFNIEWSEHTSYKSSRDTLKMLPTQAKNVILGPSEDSGIVELGNINGEKWGVVISHESHNHPSQVVPYEGAATGIGGDIRDVLCMGAKVVALSDPLRFGNPHGPNKNKVRYIANSVIDGIAEYGNAVGIPNIGGDVYFNDSFDENCLVNVVCLGIVKAKEIVHSYAPKNSAGHDIVIVGKATDFSGFGGASFASLVLDEKEEDSNKGAVQVPDPFLKNVLIRATYAVFDEVRKQKLDVGFKDMGAGGIMCSTSELGSSAGYGVEIDLDNVHVSISDMPPYVIACGETQERFTWVVPPEFTPTLLKIYNEDFELGNVAEGAKATVIGKIIREQDFILKHRGKLVCRAPIKEVTTGIKYSRDLKEPKTSFREPSIKEPKSFTKVLLKILSHPNVCSREKIFKHYDTSVQGNTVIAPGRADAGVIAPDEVAPYGIALSTDCNPAISRISPYWGAANAVAEAMRNVAAVGAVPAALTDCLNYSNPEVPEGFWQFVEGVKGISDAARFISRYNAGNDPVPVISGNVSFYNQSSKGKAVDPSAIISCIGILDDYSKAITMDAKKSGSMLYLLGERKNQMGGSVYYSLFNEVGTNVPTLDFGREKNMIHSVVSLIGKRLVLSCHDISDGGLAVALSEMAMLGNKGMEIDLAFSELGIEQVLFGENSGFVLEIDKGQARAVEKLLESEDVPFWRIGTTKNEAKLTVRRKKMKLIDVKLEEMDTAWRSGLPLALD